The following nucleotide sequence is from Dunckerocampus dactyliophorus isolate RoL2022-P2 chromosome 7, RoL_Ddac_1.1, whole genome shotgun sequence.
TGAGAAATAGTGCTCCAGAGTCACACAAAACATGTAAGCTCCATCCAATTATAGTTCCATGGCAATTATAGTAAAACGCAACATGCAAGACTAAGTTCTTTTTGCACTTCCATGACAATTACGAATGATAACAAGTTACTAGTTAATTAAGGTTTTAATATTACAGTACTGtcattatttccaatgggaaaaccTGTTCCGAAATATGAACAGATCAGAGGTCACCAGCACCCAGGAACAACAAATTAAACCTTATTAGTGGGGGTCAAAACAGCCTACAGGTGGCGCTCTGGGATCAGTGGCTGCTACCCTCTGGATAAACATCTCTATCTGGAGCCGTAGCCGATACTGATGGTTGATGCACCGCTGGTGCTGGTTTCATGATGCTGAGACGTGCTGGCCTGATGAAGAGGACTGGTAAAGAGATAGTTCTAATGGAACCATCAGATCTGCTGATCTATTTGTAGATGACATACCCTTGTGGGTTTTGCCATCTGGCTCCTGGTTGGGGGTAGTGGGTTGTGTGGGGGGTGCGGAGGCATTGGGCATTTTGACATGTACATTTGGGTACTGGGGTGGGTCGGGTTGTGTTTGCCTGTGGAGGTGGCGCTGTGCTTTTGCTTCGTCCTGGGGTTTTGCTTGGGGGCCAAATGTCCCTAGCTTTGTGCAAATATTAGGGGTAcacaagatctcatgtcacaaagtatcgcaagattaaaatgtgacaagatttcacgttcagaaaaaaactgcctcGTGGGCATGAGGCCTGTGACAATAATTCATTATTGTGAactgagtgagcccttttgtcagtcatatgtTCTCTTTGTCTCAGAGGGGGGAGACGGGGCCGGTAAGTGCAAAACACAGTGTAACagagtagaaattaaattaatagattgcaatatattgtcatgtcattttccaatttttttcattgtacatttcttataatgttacacccctagtaaataGTGTATAATGAACAtaggaaatgtgaaaaaaaaagtgattgcagtGTTAtgaagaaggggtaggattaaataacctctgcttcttcctactccttttcagacatgttgaattgtggaaTTGTTGTATTACTCTGCAACTTTGTCTCCACGTTTGAAATAAActgaatcaatcaatcaaaccaTTAATTTAAATGGTAATCACTaaagcacaaacaacagaatGTGTAATAAAGCCTTAAAGAAAGAATATAAAAATGAAGCGTATCAATAGTTCTTCATAGTAAttctttaaatacagtatatgactgcTAAGCATGCTGTATGTTGACCTACACTGGACCGGCGAATTTATTAAACAAAAAGTGAAGAATGTTCTCAGTAGAAAAACTGTGGACCTGTCTTATGCCAACAGTTGTCCCCCACTCTTGGCTTGTCTGTGTTAAAAATTAAAGACATTTGAACGTTACTCTTGTCCCATTGATCCACAGTCGATTGTTGAGCGTTTCCAGATGATTGGACTTGACAGCAAAGATTAGACAGCACTTGCCAGTCGACCAAGGGGTGTCACAGACGTGCACCATAGCTGTCATCAACATGAATGCGCACTGATTATTCTCCAGGGCAGCAACAGGGACACAACCACCCCTCCTAAATCCCCCCATGCGCCCCTCTTCTGAAAGTGAGTCATGAAATATTAAATGCAGTCATCTGCTGAGATGGTTGAGTTGCTTGTCACGGCCTAACACTTACCACATGTCTAAACAAAGGTAAGCGCCCCCCACTAGCCAATTAATCTTCAATTAGGGGTTCTGCTCTGTGCCTTCGCATCTGTGTTTTCCAGTCTGGACTCAGCAGGTGGGGGGGTGTGGAAGAGCGGGGGGGAGCATGTGTGTGAGGATTATCATGCTTTGGGAATATAAAGGACGCTTTCTGACATACATTTTCACATGACAACTCAGATGATCAACATCACACGGTGACGTCCGAGCAGTCTATTTAGAGCTttgaatgcaaaataaaaataaaacagcagaaaataaCGTTTCCACGTGAGACACTGAGAGACATTAGAGGCCTGAGTGATTTATCAGGGATTGTCATGACTCCGGCAGGCTTTATATAACTAGCAGCTGAAGGCCGTACTTTCCCATGTGGAGGTCATGAGGCCACCCTCTAAGCACTGTGCTGCACGGTTGTTTTTCACACAAGAATTCCAGTCCACTGTTGGCGGATCTAAGAGAGCATAAAAGAGAATCAGAGATCTGTACAGTAGGTGCAGCCCCTCATACCGCCTACCCCCACCAGTGGCATTGCGCCTTGGGCATGGTTCCCTGTGCCTCTCACTTTTAATGACAGAACAAGAACTTTCTCTGTGAAAAGCAAGGATCCCACCCCCGCCACGTTCAAGCCGCTCATGCCCCGCCATCGGTGTGCCACGATCAGGAGCCGGGGGGCGCAGGGAGCGTGGAAGGATGAAAGGATGAGGGAGAAGATCAAAGCTGGATGCATGAAAAAGCTCAAAGCATAGAAGCAAGAGGCACCATTCTGACCTCTgtcgctcacacacacgcacacacacgcacacacacacacacacacgcgcgcgcacacacacacacgcacacaacagcGCCCAGAGTGGCCTCTGGTTCTCCGTTCATGCAGCAGTCAGAAAAAAGGCAGAGCAGAGAGGACAAACCACTCAGGTGGCCTGAGTCTCTCAGCAGAAGGCTTAGACCTGAAGTGGTGCCCCCTGTTGGTGGCACCTCCCAATCGCATCACTATAcagtacaccaggggtcaccaacgtggtgctcACGGGCACctggtagccccccacgaccacatgaggtgcccgcaagtctgcttttcattcaggttttcagttaataatgaaagaacagtagaaagaaatgcattctgaaatacaaaatgtgagttgtggacgccagcattttgttcatgttctggtaaaacaagcatattcgctttggtTGGATTTAAAATAAGTTCTGAagataaatgttacaaaaatgagtagctcttggccattttcattttgtaaaagtaaaaacGTTGCTGACCCCTGCAGTACACTATACTGCACCATACTGCAAATGATTCATAACTCCTATTATAAACTGAATGTCTTTGCAAACCTCCTGTAGTTTGCAGCACAAAGAAGTGTAAgcaagtttgtcacacttaaatgtttcagatcatcaaacaaatttaaatatcaatcagtgacaacgcaactgaacataaaatgcagtttttaaatgaaactttttattattaaaggagacaaaaaatcaaaatctacatggtcctgtgtgaaaaagtgattgcccccccggCCCCatcagaaagaaagtaattgaggtctatcagtctggaaaaggttataaagacatttctaaagctttgggactccagcgaaccacagtgagagtcattatccacaaatatcaaaaacatggaacagtggtgaaccttcccaggagtggctggccaaccaaaattaccccaagagtgcagcgacgactcatccaagaggtcacaaaagaccccacaacaacatctaaaaaactgcaggcctcacttgtctcagttacagtagttgttttttttaattttttttaacggcGCCGCAgtgagtggctgcctttcaagcagctctgtcgatttttttactttttctcctcttttaagtattgatttattcttattctattttcttacttttcttaactctcctattttgctttttgttttattttcaagtGATTACGTTTATgaggacacttttgcagagtTGCTGGAAACATGAATTTCCCTTGGTGATAAATAAAGATCTATCTAtctgttaaggtcagtgttcatgacttcaccataagaaagacactgggcaaaaacggcctgcatggcagagttccaagacaaaaaccactgctgaacaaaaacaatctgaattttgccagaaaagacTCTGTAGTCTGacgacgagacaaaagttgaactttttggaaggtgtgtgtcccattacatctggcataaaggtaacgctgcatttcagaaaaagaacatcatacctacagtgaaatatggtggtggtagtgtgatgacctggtgctgttttgctgcttcaggacacggaagacttgctgtgataaatggattttaaaaatcctgaagaagaatgcccagccatctgtttttttcaagctgaaaccaacttgggttctgcagcaggacaatgatctaaaacacaccagcaagtccacctctgattggctgaagaaaaacaaaatgaagactttggagtggcctagtcaaagtcctgacctgaatcctattgagatgctgtggcatgaccttaaaaaggctttatatatatgtactgtacttcttGTGACTCATATTCATTCATGCCTTCCATAAGGTGCAAGTCTTTTTGTTGTGTACCCATTGTATGACGTGCTAAAACAGGCACAAAAACTTCACAGTTTTGTTCAATTAAATGGATATGCAAATGAAAGAAATTTGATtccaaatataatttaacatcaaATTAAGAAAAGTAAATTTACGATACCTAaacaattattttacatttgttattatatatagtaattaattatagaaaaataaaatatattaattatatatatattttcaattCTGCCTTTGTGTATCATGATCAGTTTTGAGAGGTATTCATTTGAAAATATGTTCATTATCGTGTTTGGAGTTTGCCGTGATGTACATTAGCACTACACTGTTTCATAATCAGCATAGTTATCCCAGTTATATAACAAGGGCaaaccacaacaacaataataaacatcttGTAAAAGTATCGCAAGATttctattaggggtgtcacagacacccaactcacaagacaagacgaggcacaagattgggtccacgagaacgaggcGAGAAGAGATTtaactttaagaaaagtacaatgaaataatacgactggacaaacaaacttatatttaactgcatcacaacagtgcaggtgcgttttgaaatgtttattgtcccacaaattgatgctaaaagATATTACTGTCTGCTTTTTTGGaggccaaataaaccactaatgttatgataatattaattaattcattcaatcaatcaatttctaggcgcttaatcctcattagggtcgcaggggtaagctggagcctatcccagccgactttgggcaagaggtggggtacgtcctggactggtcgccaaccaatcacagggtacaaagagacaaacaacctttcacactcattcattcatacctttcacattcatacctatggacaatttcgagtcaccaattaacctaacatgcatgtttttggaatgtgggaggaagccggagcacccggagaaaacccacacacgcacagggagaacatgcaaactccacacagagatataAACGGAGATACAAACCCATATCTTCCAGATCGCCTgggtggccaacacgctaatcatgtggaattgccgtttgtgacatgtattgtCTCAGTACTGTCTACCATTTGAAGAATTTCTTGAAATTCTGGCTTTTCAAcagtattaaagagcagcatttcttttgcgatgacttactgtgaacacacacaattttgcgctgttccgtttgtattcCCTCTGCTGACCAAATGTCTGACCAAAAGCTCTGCATCTTGATGTGTAGCTTTTTTCCAAGATGGAAAAACTGGGTCAGGTGCacatgtttgaggtgggcaagcatgttttcatttattaattgatgaCTAATATATGATTCATTaatgtattgatttattattgcaaGACAGCTTCTttatgaatgagaaatcttgtcatgttttaatcttgcaagatcttgagACATCCCTAATTTCTAGGAAACGTTTACATTTTGGTGGCAATCCAAATAAAGGTGGTGATTCTGATGCGGCATTTTTGCCGTTATAGTCCACTTGCAGTTGGGCCAAGAGGTGCAGTGACCATACATTAGCTGGAGCTAGAGTGGAAGCCCAAGTCCTTGCACTCATAGTTTTTCAGTCAAGTACGTCAGACATGTTTGGGATTGTTTGGCCTTGACAGAGGTCTACCGTTACAGCTGACCATCAACATTGCCAGCTGCTTGATCACAATTTTAACTTTTCAAAAAGCCTACAAATTCCCCTTTGACCAGGAGGATCTTCTCTCCATTATTCATGAATCCTCAGGTTGGTGGACCCTGGGAACAAGCTGAGCGAGGCCCTGTGTCAATACGAAACATTGGCCCCCACAATGGACTGGGCCTGCAACTACACTGTTGACAGACACCAACACAAAGGAGCTGAAAGGGGGTCCCCCTCCGTTCTCACACACACCAAAGAATGAGTCAGTGTGCTGCCGCTCAGAGCTgtgtttgtacagtatatacagcttTTGTCTGTGGCCTCTGTTCTCGCATCAATGGGGCTTGAAGTGTTGATGAAACCCAGGAGGAGAGGACTCCTCTGTGGCTGCCAGAAAGAGTTCATGATCATTGGATGGCACCTGGATGCATGCAGATGAAGACCCAACACGACATTCCATGATATATCACAGCACTGCCTCTATAGCTACGACATAATTAGCGGCTGTCAGTTGATCTTAATGAATCTTTTATGCATTAGGAGCACGGCATCTGCTGCTGGAGTCACGTGACGTCCTGCTATTTAAAGCTGGCAACCATTGCGATGTACTGTGCAGTTTGGCAAAACATCTCTCTTCAAAAGGTAGAGCAGCAATTCAAAACTGTCTCTTTTGCAGGCTTTCAGACGGTAAAGCAGACTTCAATTTGAACTGAGAAGTCATTTTTCCAGTCTTTGTTTCTATAATAAAAGTTCCCGACactgtgttgctatggtaactgctaCACGATGCTTGTATCaaatacacagtacacacactTTACATCCACATAACCAGAAGAATAGCATTTGAAAGCTCAACCAAACCAATTTtataaaaacagaagacaattcaGAACAGAAGGCAAATGTCATAAACAAGCAAGCAGAGACCAGCatgtcatgaatcatttcagaaaacaaaacactaatgaCAAATTTAGCACTAAAGCTAACACTTAGACCTCCTGCTAAAACACACTTTCTCCTATCCAGGACCAAAAAGatgtacattttcacattgGTACCAAGCTCATGTAGATCTTGTTGATACAGACAAAATTGTGTCAATTTGGATATGTCTTTTTCTACCAAGGCTTTCAAGCCAACAATGAGATGATGGTACTTTTTCCATTGTAAACATAAATGGTTCATCATGTCATGTGTGCAAATAACATGCAACTGTTTTTCACGGGTGGAATGTGACAAATTACAGGAGGAGTTTGTTTGTGTATTTACATTATAATAAATCATATCTGTTACTGATTAAAAAATGCACCTGGAAACAATAATGAATGAAGGGCAGGACAACCACCAAATTGaggatgattattttatttctgcacttTAATTCATCACGGTGTCTTGATTCATTAAAGATGACCTGGTTTGAGACCAGTACCACCTGTTCAATAAAGAACTAGCACCTTTTACTCTGAGTGcgtacatttgttttttacgtTTGTTATCTGTTTTGAGAATTTCAGCAAAAtaactgtacttttatttaacTACGATATGAGTACTTTTCCCACTTTTTTGTACGACTTACAACTTTCAATCTATGtttataaacatttaaaatgtattatactAATTACATGTACAATACGAATTAGAATCCTAATtaacagtatttatttattacaaatgtattaaaagcaatattaattaaaatatataattacataTAATAAGAGCTGTATCAGCCTTTCTTTAAATAATGGTCTATTTAGATTGACACTGTATTAGTTTAACATATTTTTCAATATTGAAtataaaaaagcagaaattgGACCCGAATGAAAGCTTTCAGGGTTTCATACGCTGTTCTTACGCCATCTAGTGGGCAAAACCTGTTACAAGCGCAAACGTGCAGAGagagcataaaaataaatgtttcgcTATGAAATGTAGATATATAGTTAGCGAAATAAACGCattaaaatgtgaatgaatttAACAGAATTTTAATTAATGTAACTGCAAACTATTATAAATACGTTAGAATATAATTGTGACCATACATCCAAATATCATTATTAAACTTAAACATGATTGTGTTTGTTAAAATGATTAGAAAGGAGGAAATACCTGAGATTGGGTTCATGTTTCCATTTTCCACTTCTCACTCCCACACCAGAATTTGATTGGAAGACACGCCCATTAGTCGCACCGTCCCCATGGCAACAGCAGTTCCCTCTCCTCATTGGGTGTCTCGGCATCAACTACGCGCTCCTACAGGCTTCAAATATGACTTCCTCCGCGTGACATTCTCTCCTCTCGTCTTCATCCTACGCGGAAAGAAGAGTTTTCGCTGTTTTAAAGCTGCAAACTTTCAACTTAAACTTTATCATCATGGTTGAGCAGTTTGTCGGAAACTGGAAGCTGACGGCCAGCGAGAACTTTGACGACTACATGAAAGCAATTGGTAAGGATAAACCATCAGTACCGTTAGAGAACAGACATGCAATAAAGTGACGCTAATTGAGGCTAATTTTGCATGGAGGTGTCGGTTTTGCAACGCGGCAGATGGGCAACATGGCTAAGCCCAACTTGGTGATCAGCGTGGATGACTCCGGCCTCGTCACAATGAAGTCTCAAAGTACCTTCAAGACAACTGAAATAAAATTCAAGCTTAATGAAGAATTCGATGAGACAACCGCAGATGACCGAAAGactaaggtgtgtgtgtgtgtgtttttttttttttttgttttattttaatgcattttgcaTGTAACTGCTTGTATTGTCCTCCAGACTATCGTCACTCTTGAGAATGGCAAACTTGTGCAGAAACAGACTTGGGATGGAAAGACTACAACACTGGAGCGAGAGATTCTGGAGGGGAAACTAACAGCTGTAAGTTGATTTTTGATGCATTTTAACACAATGCATGGACAGTTGTAATGAACTATTATAAACCCTATCTCCACAGAAATGCGTCATGGATGATGTTGTTGCAGTGAGGACCTATGAGAAGGACTCTTAAATGACTAGTTGCTGAAGGAGCTTTGCAAACAAAATGCCAATAAAGTCTTTAAACTGCAATATGTGACGCTTACAATTTTTGGCTGGAATAAGGATTGATGGCTTTCGTTATAGAAACTGTCAGGAAGTGCATGTAATTCTTCAGCCATGTGAATGGTCTTTGTAAGAATCGGTTTCCAAGGCTTGCTGAAAAGGAATTTAGGCCTTTAGAAACTGATTTGGATACTATGGCCAGTTGCCAATTCAAGACTTGAAAGGATTTTTGCTTGTCATGCACTAGCAAGCAACCTTGGGTCAGGCTGAAGTCCTTGCTAAACTGGCaagattttgttttatttctttgacAATGGCCTTTTGTTCTGTCCAAGCAGAGCAACATGTCCTATCAGGCGGTGCAAGCCAAATCCCTGCTGGGGAGAGGTCAAAGCAGTGACCCCCACAACCTGCTAGTAGGCCTCTTGTCTTGGATGCACAGACTGGAAGTAAAGCAAGTGCATGTAATTTGCCCTAATTAAGCTTTAGGGTAGTGCGCTCTGGGTGTGCCAAACTGCATACACTTTTTGGTATGTCTTTGGAACAGAATAGGCTGAAACTGTTTGATATTTAAATAAAACCCTTAAACAGTTAAATTTAAACGCGTTGAGTGCAGTGATAAGGGAGTTATTGCATGTTTGCACTGATTTccttgaaaaaataatttaagacCTTACAAAATAAGCAGTAAGTCCCTTCTATAGTTCATGTGCTAATTCGTAGAGACACTGGCTTCCCTAATCGTGTTGGACTGTACCATTTTGTATGTGAATAGGGGTGGACACCATTGAGTCGGGCATAATATGTAAAAACATTAACTTTATCTTGTCCGTTAAAAAAATACCTACTTGAGGTGAAGCATCGTTGAATTTACCATTCACGTCAACGTTATGCCAGaccgtgtaaaaaaaaaaaaaaaaaaagccctctTCTGCTCGTGTAACGTTCCGAAATGACGTCACCCACCCCACATCCAACATGGCGGACGAGGAAAACCCAAACATGGAATCCGATAAGAGTAAAGCTTGTTCTAATGGTCTTAAACGACTCGTAGATGAAGACACAGCGAAAAAAGACCAACATAAAGACGTGCCTAAAAGCTGCACCACTGCGGAGTACTGCGAAAAGTTACAGGCGTGGATGTGTCAGTACTACACCGGCTATGTGACATGGCAGAGCTGGCTGGCGGCGTCAGCTATGTCTTATCCGTGTGTTTTGCAGTCGGTTAACGGGACGTCGACGGCACGTCTCGATTCCACCTATCAGAATTTGTCCACCGGTCCGTTTGGTGTTCCGTTGTCGCCCTATCCATCGGCCTCTGGTTCCCCGATTAGCCGCGCAGGTGACGCCGCAGGCGCGGCCGCAGTGCCGACTCAGCCCCAGCAGCTCCAGCAGGAGAATGGAAATGCACGGAGGCCAGGTAAAAGAACAGGGACATTAGTGTATTATTGCACACATTAACAGTATGTCTATTAAACACTTCTAGATCTATACATTCCTCTTCACTTATGGTGCCTTTGCAGTAATCCCTGCCAGCTAATCATGGAATTAAAGGAAGTTTTTGTGTCTATACTCAGCAGGTCGAGAGTACACTATTCCCTCACCTCTCCAAAGACTCCTGGCTGAAGTTGTGGACTTCTTCATACTGTTTTTCATCAAAGCGGCCATAATCCTGAGTGTTATGCATATGAGTGGAATCAAGTAAGCTTCCTTTCATTGTCGATGTGACAGTGTAAAGATGATGATTGACGTTTGTGTGTCCCTTGCTTCTGCCCCCCTCCCCCAGGGATGTGTCCAAGTTTGCCATGCATTTTATCGTGGAGGACATAGACGAGGAAACGTCGATGGAGGagctgcagaaaatgatgctgGTTGCTCTGGTGTACCCGATATTAGTGTGTTGTTATGAGGTGCGTCGTCATGGCGATGTAAATGGCTGCAGAAGcagtacaaaaacaaatgttccCATAACAAATAGAAATGATGAGTTCCAGGGTCAAATCGCAATGTCTGTACAAGCAATGTTTTAAATAACACTGACATTCTTagcagtcatacaagtgtaaaaagaagcttacCACAAATCCCTCCACCCTTATAAAAAGTCATAgaatttagctatttttatataAGTAAGCAGTTGCTTTCCCCCCTTGTGCGCTGCATATTAATCATGTGCTGTCATTTCTTTGCAGATTGTGTGTATTTGGGGACCAGGAGGAGCCACTCCAGGAAAGTTCATTATTGGACTCCGAGTTGTGACATGTGACTCATCGGTTCTGGTGCAGCCGAACCGGGTCCTTGTAGTGCCGGCCACTAATGTCTCTTTCTCTGCGTGAGtggaatatttttattgtttgtagtAGGAGTGGGCATTTGGCTTAACTTTTTTGATTACGGGTAAAATTATAAATGTCAAAGGGGCCCCCCGCATTCGGTATGCGACCGTCAGTGTAAAGTTaggacagccctgacgtaaacggacaaagacaagtagataagacaaaagcagtgagCTTGCATTGTTCAGcgacaagctggaactattaaagctccacttcagccaataagaaacttgaatttacaaaaaaataaaagaatcatTCACACTGTTCAAATTCTTTACTGTTGTACTTACCTGCATTGTTTCACATTCCTAAAAATAAGCATGACAAATTATGCAACAAATTAT
It contains:
- the fabp4b gene encoding fatty acid binding protein 4b; this encodes MVEQFVGNWKLTASENFDDYMKAIGVGFATRQMGNMAKPNLVISVDDSGLVTMKSQSTFKTTEIKFKLNEEFDETTADDRKTKTIVTLENGKLVQKQTWDGKTTTLEREILEGKLTAKCVMDDVVAVRTYEKDS
- the LOC129185247 gene encoding protein FAM8A1-like isoform X1, encoding MADEENPNMESDKSKACSNGLKRLVDEDTAKKDQHKDVPKSCTTAEYCEKLQAWMCQYYTGYVTWQSWLAASAMSYPCVLQSVNGTSTARLDSTYQNLSTGPFGVPLSPYPSASGSPISRAGDAAGAAAVPTQPQQLQQENGNARRPAGREYTIPSPLQRLLAEVVDFFILFFIKAAIILSVMHMSGIKDVSKFAMHFIVEDIDEETSMEELQKMMLVALVYPILVCCYEIVCIWGPGGATPGKFIIGLRVVTCDSSVLVQPNRVLVVPATNVSFSASAVRALSKNFSIAFFFPAFITLLFFQHNRTVYDMVAGTIVVKRSRVR
- the LOC129185247 gene encoding protein FAM8A1-like isoform X2 codes for the protein MADEENPNMESDKSKACSNGLKRLVDEDTAKKDQHKDVPKSCTTAEYCEKLQAWMCQYYTGYVTWQSWLAASAMSYPCVLQSVNGTSTARLDSTYQNLSTGPFGVPLSPYPSASGSPISRAGDAAGAAAVPTQPQQLQQENGNARRPGREYTIPSPLQRLLAEVVDFFILFFIKAAIILSVMHMSGIKDVSKFAMHFIVEDIDEETSMEELQKMMLVALVYPILVCCYEIVCIWGPGGATPGKFIIGLRVVTCDSSVLVQPNRVLVVPATNVSFSASAVRALSKNFSIAFFFPAFITLLFFQHNRTVYDMVAGTIVVKRSRVR